One part of the Chryseobacterium mulctrae genome encodes these proteins:
- a CDS encoding TSUP family transporter yields the protein MLFIPLEIAVPLSVLISILVALVVVVQDHQQIHFNSAKWLILLALGIPIGLLILLYGNEFWVKIGLGLLIILNSLYAIFAKKQLSLKTDSMLWLFICGFTSGILVVLME from the coding sequence TTATTCCTCTAGAAATTGCTGTACCTCTTTCTGTTTTAATTTCAATTTTAGTTGCGTTGGTTGTTGTTGTACAAGATCATCAGCAAATTCACTTTAACAGCGCAAAATGGCTTATTTTATTGGCTTTAGGGATTCCGATAGGTTTGTTGATCTTACTATACGGTAACGAGTTTTGGGTAAAAATAGGTTTAGGCTTACTTATTATATTGAACTCATTGTATGCTATTTTTGCAAAAAAACAGCTTTCACTGAAAACAGATAGTATGTTATGGCTATTTATTTGCGGATTTACATCCGGAATTCTTGTGGTGCTTATGGAGTAA